In one Silene latifolia isolate original U9 population chromosome 10, ASM4854445v1, whole genome shotgun sequence genomic region, the following are encoded:
- the LOC141606749 gene encoding protein SHORTAGE IN CHIASMATA 1 produces the protein MRTRFLTPNYFTPVTAAETLGFLRFPLSPLSAASASVATSTVDFYDELLRSAVDSVSCAVDLHLDNLPVDEDALSNFYADVLPHTIDVDNDGFPVNVGASSGIVDVPEVRQTIDVDYDDCSVDAGVNRGNVHFPESESYSCCTKNPSQSCSTSYSESLDNQFSEESKEATGGDKIQNRPVIVQFEIPELSLDVENACLSEKEKNLFLSEGHAHDDNLELLNLIPMDQFDLDFKEVVNSVETICQEYDLAEKLPIPEDIDLLPKNSHPCESCDTVFPLLEVDETGAVDFTRFCVEDEWHSLVVTMEEHHSASHDDLELSCQNLLVSVNTDILEQISGCHTSKLHLEFCLTSLNLTVDADFLQLIEDPYTESNIWTEDSFPIPFLMSIQFEEFKMFDPDPFDIFDALAVPQTDKEPKTCDQLLNSNQLSKSFDELIVSPELAIIDGTFTSLPVPTLVDDEKTWSVETIVDTVLAELEQLPFSTSDEIYLDWYLLGSDKYSGHLNTEIEKIFSDIDDYTIKTNLEPSDCGIVLLEFLLSEYSLDKVDAIEDKLDMPSEQSFTDNQRVNHTATKRLLDIDDCQFMGSRVKVPEADVRKVASSNLFDDDDCQIIENYQLLRDGEHGKVASSQLMPQVNDLDFFLNPRKAASGMRTDQRLRPQVANFMLSGGPNKKAVAEAVPSSSINIQKFNIQLHRVMLSDNILILIDNLRRTYLAMIRQDTQLSMTKSAVTDSDDMNLLRIPEHTLMDHMNRSSKQKSCMGHRDDKDVIFITLCAIKRMAWCLCIYGIYNLHIFLCKLFESLPFLKSRLFSIYTLVEDAKSIVDKELTKSHPSLTIIKEILRQYSNRSRKILILAQPDSWRSLKRLLSSMNISCVEVDLLTHGYQSDPSYDLFAGGGKDHTQTACALVKHKHISPSILTQKIDLIIECGGPCGVSKLSALHSEHIGSQNLHFVKIELDDVARALCEGVNVTSSDTDTIQLEGLLNFGPLVESSNIASAASAGGKCDSLSLPVCQIAQESEAVQACDTSFPDLVIIVNTENFEKEMIISRRGTYQKILSMEKRGVQVVERDLMLPIDIILDAVTCIVWYDSKNIGKKSSAEDEGSSSVPLCIENIATNVLTSLSFTFTASVLVFEGDSNFLGTVMESADELYAAAASLGIKIQILYSYSFELTDEIILNYIGRARNECKGSLPTLPETETNIEYFLTRFPSINPLSAHAIISCGCMLLEYLEWSNDCRIHELRKYNLPEESINLLSILLKYGEREETKSGLTDCSSSMSSPPDSEKFTCKVNSVDRKRKLIPKSSDTMHGYKGIMTSDKCIEELDYFESPSDSKVPKSPRISLQKKLPGFVMDEEVFGDRDRPRASASMNPSKAWPESNDPRSVKAPQFRDPFAKSTLPVNDCFGEPNLGRANELKQKGCAIDILPDLHDFVGEVVDIYDKSPFDMDFLQAESSPVGCESVENQSPGGSKLGRKLSFDSSAFMNFPMVDDLNTNCGLEDNRELRPDNDYGGDNWGGNDFKPQQEQIRTGLFEKSVKNFRNFPMVDDSNTSCGLEDNRELRPDNDYGGVDYNWGSSEFNPQQEQIRTGLFEKSVKNFRASLSKEKFVPSLGETPLSKAVHSAQLQQGSPWTMEFLNRIKEKRRLRQQNQPWDTSAPPSGNQRNISKGTKRRSPSILEYYKYQGGTHDNTPRKLTPQRLQNQHGQLSNEKPSGLRPTWTPVDKRARRSLSYATSGAGGQTKLVWNENISHSQDSRFSN, from the exons atgcgaaCACGATTCCTAACTCCGAACTACTTCACCCCCGTCACCGCAGCTGAAACCCTAGGTTTCCTCCGATTTCCTCTCTCTCCTCTTTCTGCCGCCTCCGCCTCCGTCGCGACATCCACCGTCGATTTCTACGACGAGCTTCTTCGGTCCGCCGTTGATTCGGTTTCCTGTGCTGTCGATCTTCACCTCGATAATCTCCCTGTTGACGAGGATGCTTTATCGAATTTTTACGCTGATGTACTTCCTCACACTATTGACGTTGATAATGACGGTTTTCCGGTCAATGTCGGTGCTAGTAGTGGAATTGTTGATGTTCCGGAG GTTCGTCAAACTATCGACGTTGATTATGACGATTGTTCGGTTGATGCCGGAGTTAATAGAGGAAATGTTCATTTTCCGGAG AGTGAATCATATTCATGTTGCACCAAAAATCCATCTCAAAGCTGTTCAACTTCTTATTCTGAATCCTTGGACAACCAGTTTTCAGAG GAGAGTAAAGAGGCCACTGGAGGTGATAAGATTCAGAATAGACCTGTGATCGTTCAGTTCGAGATTCCAGAACTGAGCCTAGATGTG GAGAATGCTTGCTTGTCAGAGAAAGAGAAGAATCTTTTTCTGTCAGAAGGTCACGCACATGATGATAACTTG GAATTGCTCAATCTCATACCAATGGATCAATTTGATCTTGATTTTAAGGAAGTCGTGAATTCAGTGGAGACTATTTGTCAAGAGTATGATCTGGCCGAGAAGCTCCCAATACCTGAAGATATTGATCTTTTGCCGAAAAATAGCCACCCCTGTGAATCCTGTGATACTGTGTTTCCTCTTCTCGAAGTTGATGAAACCGGAGCTGTTGATTTCACACGGTTTTGTGTGGAAGATGAATGGCATTCTCTTGTAGTCACCATGGAAGAACATCATTCTGCAAGTCATGATGATCTTGAACTAAGCTGTCAAAATCTACTTGTTTCAGTGAATACTGACATTTTGGAACAAATTTCTGGTTGTCACACTTCAAAACTTCACCTTGAGTTTTGTTTGACAAGCCTGAATTTAACTGTAGATGCTGATTTCTTACAACTTATCGAAGATCCTTATACTGAGAGCAACATTTGGACAGAAGATTCTTTTCCTATTCCCTTCCTTATGTCTATTCAATTTGAGGAATTCAAGATGTTTGATCCAGACCCCTTTGATATTTTTGACGCACTTGCCGTTCCTCAGACAGACAAAGAACCCAAAACATGTGATCAGTTGCTTAATAGCAACCAACTTTCCAAAAGTTTTGACGAGCTAATAGTCAGTCCAGAGCTAGCCATTATTGATGGCACGTTCACTTCACTGCCTGTACCTACTCTTGTTGATGATGAGAAGACCTGGTCAGTTGAAACCATTGTTGATACCGTGCTCGCTGAACTTGAACAACTGCCCTTCTCCACATCTGATGAAATATACTTGGATTGGTATCTTTTAGGAAGCGATAAATACAGTGGTCATCTCAATACTGAAATTGAGAAAATTTTCAGTGACATTGATGATTATACAATAAAAACCAATTTGGAGCCAAGTGACTGTGGCATTGTGCTGCTTGAGTTTCTCTTATCTGAATACTCTTTGGATAAGGTGGATGCCATAGAAGACAAGCTGGACATGCCCTCGGAACAAAGTTTCACGGATAATCAGCGAGTTAATCACACTGCAACAAAAAGGTTGTTAGACATTGACGACTGTCAGTTTATGGGAAGTAGAGTAAAGGTTCCAGAAGCAGATGTTCGCAAGGTTGCATCTAGCAACTTATTTGATGATGATGATTGCCAAATCATAGAAAATTATCAACTACTGAGAGATGGCGAACATGGGAAAGTGGCTTCGTCTCAGTTAATGCCTCAAGTGAACGATCTTGACTTTTTCCTTAACCCAAGAAAAGCTGCCTCTGGTATGAGAACAGATCAAAGACTTAGGCCACAAGTTGCTAATTTCATGCTTTCTGGAGGTCCTAATAAGAAAGCAGTAGCAGAAGCAGTCCCGTCGAGTAGTATTAACATCCAGAAGTTTAATATTCAGTTGCATAGAGTTATGTTATCGGATAATATCCTCATCCTCATCGACAATCTTCGAAGAACTTACTTGGCAATGATTAGACAGGATACGCAACTAAGCATGACAAAATCTGCAGTTACCGATTCTGATGACATGAACTTGCTTAGAATTCCAGAGCATACACTAATGGATCACATGAATAGATCCTCAAAACAAAAATCTTGCATGGGTCATAGGGATGATAAGGATGTGATATTCATTACACTATGTGCTATTAAGCGTATGGCATGGTGCCTATGTATTTACGGTATCTATAACCtccatatctttctttgcaaattATTTGAAAGCCTGCCTTTTCTGAAATCAAGATTGTTCTCTATTTATACTTTGGTTGAGGATGCTAAATCAATAGTTGATAAAGAGTTAACCAAGTCCCATCCATCACTAACAATTATCAAGGAAATTTTGCGACAATACAGTAACAGGAGCCGCAAAATCTTGATTCTTGCTCAGCCAGATTCATGGAGATCACTGAAGAGGCTTCTTAGTTCCATGAACATCTCATGTGTTGAAGTAGATCTGCTCACTCATGGATATCAGTCAGATCCAAGTTATGACTTATTTGCTGGTGGCGGAAAAGATCACACACAGACAGCATGTGCACTTGTAAAACACAA GCATATCTCTCCATCTATTCTGACGCAAAAAATTGACCTCATTATCGAGTGTGGAGGCCCATGTGGTGTATCCAAACTTTCAGCACTTCATAGTGAGCACATTGGCTCGCAAAACCTTCACTTTGTGAAGATTGAGCTTGATGATGTTGCCCGAGCACTCTGTGAAGGTGTCAATGTTACCTCAAGTGACACAGATACAATT CAGTTGGAAGGCCTGCTGAACTTCGGTCCCCTTGTAGAGAGCTCCAATATTGCATCTGCTGCTTCAGCTGGCGGAAAATGTGACAGTTTGTCACTGCCTGTTTGTCAAATAGCTCAAGAATCTGAAGCAGTTCAGGCTTGTGACACGTCATTCCCAGATCTGGTAATCATTGTTAACACCGAAAACTTCGAGAAAGAGATGATAATATCCCGGAGAGGCACCTATCAAAAGATCCTCAGTATGGAGAAGAGGGGAGTACAAGTTGTGGAGCGCGATTTGATGCTGCCCATAGATATTATACTTGATGCTGTGACGTGCATTGTGTGGTATGACAGCAAAAATATTGGAAAGAAATCTAGTGCTGAAGATGAGGGCTCATCAAGTGTCCCACTTTGCATTGAGAATATAGCCACAAATGTGTTGACATCTCTCAGTTTCACATTCACTGCCTCTGTTCTG GTTTTTGAGGGCGACAGCAACTTCCTTGGTACTGTAATGGAGTCGGCAGATGAACTCTATGCTGCAGCAGCAAGTCTGGGCATTAAAATACAGATCTTATATTCATATTCATTTGAGTTGACTGATGAAATTATCTTGAATTATATTGGACGAGCCAGGAATGAATGTAAAGGATCACTCCCTACGCTGCCTGAAACAGAGACAAATATTGAATATTTTCTTACCAGGTTTCCTTCTATCAACCCGCTCTCAGCACATGCAATCATTTCTTGTGGATGCATGCTTTTAGAGTACCTTGAATGGTCGAATGATTGCAGGATCCATGAGCTCAGAAAATATAACCTTCCGGAGGAAAGTATTAATCTTCTTAGTATCCTGCTCAAATATGGAGAGCGAGAAGAAACGAAATCTGGACTGACAGACTGTTCTTCCTCGATGTCATCCCCTCCTGATTCAGAAAAATTCACCTGCAAAGTGAACTCAGTAGATAGAAAAAGAAAACTTATTCCAAAATCATCTGATACAATGCATGGCTATAAAGGTATTATGACATCTGATAAATGCATTGAAGAGCTGGATTATTTTGAGAGTCCTTCAGATTCAAAGGTGCCAAAAAGTCCCAGGATTTCCCTGCAAAAGAAACTGCCGGGTTTCGTCATGGATGAAGAAGTCTTTGGTGATAGAGATAGACCACGTGCTAGTGCAAGTATGAACCCTTCTAAAGCATGGCCTGAATCAAATGACCCTCGGAGTGTGAAAGCCCCTCAATTTAGGGATCCCTTTGCTAAATCTACTTTACCTGTAAATGATTGTTTTGGTGAGCCAAATCTGGGTAGGGCGAATGAACTAAAACAGAAAGGGTGTGCTATTGACATACTTCCGGATCTACATGATTTTGTGGGTGAGGTTGTTGACATTTATGACAAATCCCCCTTTGATATGGACTTTCTTCAAGCTGAGTCTTCTCCGGTGGGCTGCGAGTCTGTTGAAAATCAATCTCCTGGAGGTAGTAAATTGGGGAGAAAATTATCATTTGATAGCAGCGCTTTTATGAACTTTCCAATGGTTGATGACTTGAACACTAATTGTGGACTAGAAGATAACAGAGAGTTGAGACCAGATAATGATTATGGTGGTGACAACTGGGGCGGCAACGATTTCAAGCCCCAACAGGAGCAAATCAGGACAGGTTTATTCGAAAAGTCTGTGAAAAATTTCAGAAACTTTCCAATGGTTGATGACTCGAACACTAGTTGTGGACTAGAAGATAACAGAGAGTTGAGACCAGATAATGATTATGGTGGTGTGGACTACAACTGGGGCAGCAGCGAATTCAACCCCCAACAGGAGCAAATCAGGACAGGTTTATTCGAAAAGTCTGTGAAAAATTTCAGAGCCTCATTATCAAAAGAAAAGTTTGTGCCTTCCCTTGGCGAAACACCACTGTCCAAAGCTGTTCATTCAGCACAATTGCAACAGGGCTCACCTTGGACAATGGAGTTTCTTAACCGGATCAAGGAGAAGAGAAGGTTGCGTCAGCAGAATCAGCCGTGGGACACATCTGCTCCCCCATCTGGTAATCAGAGGAATATCTCAAAAGGTACAAAGAGAAGAAGTCCATCAATTCTCGAGTATTACAAATATCAGGGAGGAACTCATGATAACACACCAAGGAAGTTGACTCCGCAGAGATTGCAAAATCAACATGGGCAGCTGAGCAACGAGAAACCTTCGGGATTGCGCCCTACGTGGACTCCTGTCGATAAAAGAGCAAGACGG AGTCTATCTTATGCAACTAGTGGAGCTGGAGGCCAAACAAAGCTAGTTTGGAACGAGAATATCTCACACAGCCAGGACAGCAGATTTTCaaattga
- the LOC141606748 gene encoding uncharacterized protein LOC141606748, giving the protein MDHTRGHTTTAYGEDDTHDHNLGLQHTGGGHEEGEHKSVLKKVKAKAKKIKDTITGHGHGHDDDDDDDDDEMDTDPNVHGASGKEGITGQQRTNTGAAIGGHDVSACNPGAYQVFDPTTTHYVPGQEETLGWSRTDTGTRLGPGNQPGILGHTPVIGHSSGIHTTGDLGVSHKPKLGGIIEKDSHVLKHGVIGVDVNPGNYQAQVGDPIGREGGTARQHGGNLGERATMEGASHIPMSKPLEYQTFDTSASRYVPGQEETLGWSRTDTGRSKLSEEQPYAPKNTPVMAHTGHHHNEVLGTGETRESGKLSEVLDRTPNLERDPHAPRDVGERRHAENYQSKVIDPTGRGGEELGVTPIIHQLGKMNIHDDSTRTSDSDVKTGQAAAAKGVSVKEYLAEKLKPSEEDKALSKVITEALPLHKKQENPLEVGQGEKKEKVVVKGRVTESEEVANRLGRSEETDYDGVGPGLATPGKTVMDRFMDAAGSWFNRSGDPRAEADDHTRDGDERTQRSSVGESQQKQNVGEPGLQ; this is encoded by the exons ATGGATCACACTAGAGGCCACACTACAACTGCATATGGAGAGGATGATACTCATGATCACAATCTTGGCTTGCAACACACTG GAGGAGGGCATGAAGAAGGTGAACATAAATCAGTACTGAAAAAAGTCAAGGCGAAGGCTAAGAAGATTAAGGATACTATAACGGGTCATGGTCACGGCCACGATgatgacgacgatgatgatgatgatgagatggaTACGGATCCCAATGTCCATGGTGCTTCCG GCAAAGAGGGAATCACAGGGCAGCAACGAACCAACACTGGTGCCGCAATTGGAGGTCATGATGTATCGGCTTGCAATCCCGGGGCTTATCAGGTCTTTGATCCTACAACAACACACTATGTACCTGGTCAGGAAGAAACTTTGGGTTGGTCCAGGACTGATACAGGAACGCGGCTAGGACCTGGAAATCAACCTGGTATACTAGGGCATACTCCTGTTATTGGTCATTCGAGTGGTATTCATACCACTGGTGATTTGGGAGTTTCGCATAAGCCTAAGCTTGGAGGAATCATTGAGAAAGATTCTCATGTGCTGAAACATGGTGTTATTGGTGTAGATGTTAACCCGGGTAATTATCAAGCCCAAGTCGGCGATCCAATTGGCCGAG AGGGAGGAACTGCAAGACAGCATGGGGGTAATCTGGGAGAGCGAGCTACGATGGAAGGAGCGTCTCATATTCCCATGAGCAAGCCTCTAGAATATCAAACTTTTGACACTTCCGCCTCAAGGTATGTTCCTGGGCAAGAGGAGACGTTAGGTTGGTCAAGGACAGATACTGGTAGATCAAAGCTGTCTGAGGAACAACCTTACGCTCCTAAGAACACCCCTGTCATGGCTCATACGGGACATCATCATAACGAGGTTCTTGGCACTGGGGAAACGAGAGAATCTGGAAAGCTTTCAGAAGTACTTGACAGAACACCGAACCTTGAGAGAGATCCTCATGCTCCAAGAGATGTTGGCGAAAGGCGCCATGCTGAAAATTATCAGTCGAAGGTCATTGATCCGACTGGCAGAG GCGGTGAAGAACTAGGAGTGACTCCCATCATACATCAGCTTGGAAAGATGAACATCCACGACGATTCCACCCGAACATCTGATTCAGATGTGAAGACAGGGCAGGCAGCAGCGGCCAAGGGAGTTTCAGTGAAGGAGTACCTGGCCGAGAAATTAAAGCCGAGTGAAGAAGACAAGGCACTGTCTAAGGTCATCACTGAAGCTCTACCATTACACAAGAAGCAGGAGAACCCTCTGGAAGTTGGACAAGGGGAGAAAAAAGAGAAGGTGGTGGTTAAAGGGCGAGTGACGGAGTCAGAAGAGGTGGCTAACCGCCTTGGCAGAAGCGAGGAGACTGATTACGATGGAGTAGGTCCTGGTTTAGCTACTCCTGGTAAGACTGTGATGGACAGGTTTATGGATGCAGCCGGTTCCTGGTTCAACAGAAGTGGGGATCCACGGGCTGAAGCAGATGATCATACTCGAGATG GCGATGAAAGAACTCAGCGGAGCAGTGTTGGGGAATCTCAGCAGAAACAGAATGTAGGGGAGCCTGGACTGCAGTAG